ACGCGAGCAAGGGGAACCCGTTCCCGCAGGACGCGGTGCAGGAGTTCCGCGTCATCACGCAGAACTACAAGGCGGAGTACCAGCGCGCCGGGAGCGCGATCATCACCGCCACCACGCGCAGCGGCTCGAACACCCTCGAGGCGAGCGCGTTCGGGTTCAACGTCAACAACGCGCTCGTGTCGCGCGACGCGTTCACGGCGGGGCGCAACGGGCCGCGGCCGCAGTACAAGCGCTGGCAGGCGGGCGGGAGCCTCGGCGGCCCGATCGTGCGCGACAAGCTGTTCTTCTTCGGCACCTACGAGCTGAATCAGCGACGCGAGCCCGCGAACGTGCTGTTCGGCGGCGACAGCACCTTCGCGCCGGCGGCTCTGCTCGCCCAGCTGCGGCCGTACACCGGCGGCTTCGCGCAGGAGTTCCTGTCGCACCTCGGCTTCGGCAAGCTGACCTGGAACGCGGGCGCCAACAGCACCATCGACGCCAGCCTGAGCGTGCGCAAGGACCGCGACTTCCGCGGCTTCGGCGGCCAGACGTCGTACGAGGCGCGCGAGAACCTCGACATCGACGTCTACACGGGCATCGCGAACTGGCGGCTGGCCGGCGACCGCTGGCTGAACGAGGCGCAGGTGTCCACGCAGCTCTACCAGTGGAAGCCGACGTGGATTAACGGGGACCTGGTCGGGCGCCAGTACAACAACATCCTCCGCATCGGCGGCAAGGACTCGCAGCAGGACTTCGACCAGAACCGCATCTCGCTGCGCGACGACGTCACGCGCAGCGCCGTGCAGTTCGCGGGCGACCACGTGTTCAAGCTGGGCGGCAACGTCGACTTCCTGACGTACCGCGCCGAGAAGGCCTTCACGCAGAACCCGGTCTTCCGCTACCGGCGCGACGAGCAGTACGCCTACCCGTTCGAGGCCGGCTTCGGCTTCGGCGACCCGGACGTGAAGAACGACAACACCCAGTTCGGCGTCTACGCGCAGGACGACTGGACGATCGGCCGCCGGCTGGTGCTGAACCTCGGCCTCCGCTGGGACGCCGAGACGAACATGATCAACAACGACTACGTCACGCCGCAGGCGCTGGCCGACTCGCTGCGCGGGCCGCTCAACTCGCAGCTGTTCGTGCGGCAGACGATCCCGAACCCGACCAACCCGGCCGGCAGCTCGACGCAGCAGGTGCGCACGATCGACCTGCTGGGGGGCATCGACAACTTCATCTCGACGGGCGACAACCGCCCGATGTACAAGAAGGCGTGGCAGCCGCGCCTGGGCGCCTCGTTCGACGTCTTCGGCGACACGCGGACGGTGCTCTTCGGCGGCTACGGCCTGTACTACGACCGCACCGTCTGGAACAACCTGCTGGACGAGCAGTTCCGGCGGCAGTTCGGCGTGTACACGGTGAGCTTCCGCGCGACGCAGGCCGCGTGCGCCGCGGAGACCGATGCCGCCATCCGCAACCGGTGCGTGGCGTGGAACGACCGCTTCTACGATCCGGCGCAGCTCCGCACGCTCGCCGGCTCGGTCGGCATCCCCGAGGTCTTCCTCGTCAAGAACGACCTCGTCCCGCCGAGCACGCAGCAGTTCAGCACCGGTGTGCGGCAGTCGGTCGGGCCGACGCTCGTGACGCTGACGTACAACGGCGTGCGCGGGCGCAACTTCATGAACTTCATCCGCGCGGCGTACACCATCGGCACGCCGGGCGCGGCGCGGCAGAACTACGCGGCGGTGTTCATCACCGACGACCGCGTGAAGACGTGGTACGACGCCGTGCAGCTGCAGGTCGACAAGCCGATCCGCGGCACCGAGCGGTGGGGCGGCTCGGTCGCCTACACGCTCGGCAGGGCGGAGGAGCAGGGGCAGAGCACGGACCTGTTCTGGGGCTTCGACGAGAAGTACCCGACGGTGGCCGACCGTCCGCGCCGCCGCGCGCCCGGCGACCAGCGGCACAAGATCGTGATGAACGGCGTGTTCCGGCTGCCGGCCGACATCACCTTCTCGACGATCGTCAACCTCGCCAGCGGCATCACGGTCAACGCCAGCGACCAGACGCTCGGCACGGGGCAGTTCCAGGCGGTGACGTACACCTTCACGCCGCCGGGGCGCCCGTTCCTCGGCCTCGGGCACGTGTTCGCCTTCCAGCAGGTCGACGCGCGCCTCGAGAAGGCGCTCTCGCTCGCCGGCGGCAACCGCGTGAGCGTCGTCGCCGACCTGTTCAACGCGTTCAACAACGCGAACTACGGCTGCTTCAACACCACCATCCCGCCGGCCGGGCAGGCGAACCCGAACTACGGCACGCCGGGGTGCGCGGGGCTCGGCACGCGGCTCCAACTGGGGCTCCGCTACGCCTATCGCGGCGCCGAGACCGGGGGACGGTGAGCCGCGCGCTCGCGCGGGTCGCGGGCCTCGTGATCGCGGTGGGGGCGTGCCGGCCGGCGCCCCCGCCGGCGACGGCGCCCGCGCCCCGCCATCAGCCGACGGCCGAGCAGCAGGCGTTCCTCGACACGCTCGGCCGGCGGACGTTCGACTGGTTCTGGGAGACCACCAACGCGCGCAACGGGCTGACCCCCGACCGCTGGCCGACGAAGTCCTTCTCGAGCGTCGCCGCGGTCGGCTTCGCGCTCACCGCGTATCCGGTGGGCGTGGAGCGCGGCTGGGTCACGCGCGAGCAGGCGCGCGACCGCGTGCTGACGACGCTCCGCTTCTTCCGCGACGCGCCGCAGGGGCCTGCATCCACCGGCGTCACCGGCCATCGCGGCTTCTTCTACCACTTCCTCGACATGGAGACCGGCCTGCGCTTCCGGCAGGTCGAGCTCTCCACGATCGACACGGCGCTGCTGCTCGCGGGCGCGCTCACCTGCCGCGAGTACTTCGACCGCGCGGACGCGGGCGACGTCGAGGTGCGCGCGCTCGCGGACAGCATCTACCGGCGCGTCGACTGGGCGTGGGCGCAGGCGGGACGCCCGCTCGTGAGCATGGGGTGGCACCCGGAGCAGGGGCTGCCGCGCCACGACGCGAACGGCTTCATCCTCGACAACTGGCGCGGCTACATGGAGGCGATGCTCCTCTACGTGCTCGCGCTGGGCTCCCCGACGCACCCGCTGCCCGACGGCGCGTGGGAGCGGTGGGCCGCGACGTACCAGTGGGACACGTTCCACGGGCAGGAGTTCATCCAGTTCGCGCCGCTGTTCGGCCACCAGTACTCGCACGTCTGGATCGACTTCCGCGGCATCCGCGACGCGTACATGCGTGGACGCGGCATCGACTACCACGAGAACTCGCGCCGCGCCACGCTGTCGCAGCGGCAGTACGCGATCGACAACCCGAACGGATGGCGCGACTACTCCGCCGACGTGTGGGGGCTGACGGCGAGCGACGGCCCGCTCGACTCGACGCTCACCATCGACGGACGGGCACGCCGCTTCCACACGTACTGGGCGCGCGGAGCGGGGAAGGACGAGATCAGCGACGACGGGACGATCGTCCCCACGGCCGCGGGCGGCTCGATCGCCTTCGCGCCCGAGGTGGTGATCCCGTCGCTGCTGGCCATGCGCCGCCGCTACGGCGACGACCTGTTCCAGCGCTACGGCTTTCTCGACGCGTTCAACCCGACGCTGCGCGAGCCGGGGCCGCGGCTGCAGCACGGACGCATCGTGCCCGGGAAGGGATGGTTCGACGGCGACTACCTCGGCATCGACCAGGGGCCGATCCTCGCGATGCTCGAGAACCAGCGGTCGGAGCTGGTGTGGCGACTGATGCGGAAGAACCCGTACGTGATCCGCGGACTCTGTCGCGCGGGCTTCTCTGGAGGATGGCTCGATGGCAAGTGCTGAGAGGGCGAGCGTCGAGCGTCGAGCGTCGAGCGTCGAGAGACCCCGATCCCTCGACGCTCGACGCTCGACGCTGGGCTGCCTGCTGATCGCGGGCTGCGTCGCGACGTCAGCTGCCGGGGCGCAGACTGCCGCCCGCCTGACCTCCCCCCGCGCCCAGCGCGTCGCCGACTCGCTGCTCGCGCTGATGACGCCCGAGGAGAAGCTCGGCCAGCTCACGATGTTCCCGGGCGCGTCCGGGCAGACGGGGCCCGCGGTGCCACCGGCCGCCGATTCCGCGGTGCGCGCCGGCGCCATCGGCTCGTTCCTCAGCATCTACTCGGTGCGCGACACGCGGCGGCTGCAGGAGATCGCGATGCAGTCGCGGCTGAAGATCCCGCTGCTGTTCGCGTTCGACGTCATCCACGGCTGGCGCACGGTGTTCCCGGTGCCGCTCGGGATGGCGGCGACGTTCGACTCGGCGGCGGCGGCGCGCGCGGCGCGCATCGCGGCGGTGGAGGCGTCGGCGGCGGGCGTGCACTGGACGTTCGCGCCGATGGTCGACATCGCGCGCGACCCGCGCTGGGGGCGCATCGTCGAGGGCGCGGGCGAGGACCCGTTCCTCGGCAGCGTCATGGCCGCGGCGCAGGTGCGCGGCTTCCAGGGCGAGCCGGCGATGCTCGGTGGCGCCGCGCCGCCGTCCACCGACGTGCTGCTCGCCACGCCCAAGCATTTCGCCGGCTACGGCTTCGCGGAGGCGGGGCGCGACTACAACACCGTCGAGCTGACCGAGCGCACGCTGTGGGACGTCGTGCTGCCGCCGTTCGAGGCGGCGATCCGCGCCGGCGCGGCGACGATCATGGCGTCGTTCAACGAGATCGGCGGCACGCCGGCGCACGGCAGCCGCTGGCTGCTGCAGGACGTGCTGCGCGACCGCTGGCGCTTCGGCGGGCTGGTGGTGAGTGACTGGACGGGCGTGGCGGAGCTGATCCCGCACGGGCTGGGCGACTCCGCCACCGTCGCCGCGCGCGCCATCCGCGCGGGCGTCGACATCGAGATGTCGAGCACCCTCTACCGCAACACGCTCGCGGCCGAGATCCGCGCGGGGCGTGTGCCGCAGGCGGCCGTGGATTCGGCGGTCGTGCGCGTGCTGCGCGCCAAGCACGCGCTCGGGCTGTTCGACGATCCGTACCGCTTCAGCGACAGCGCGCGCGAGCGGCGCGTGCTGCTCACCGCGGAGCACCGCCGCGCGGCGCGGGAGATCGCGCGGAACGCGATCGTCCTGCTCGAGAACCGCGCCAGCGGCGCCGCGCCGACGCTCCCGCTGCGCAGGACGCTGCGCTCGCTCGCCGTCATCGGCCCGCTCGCCGACGATCCCAAGTCGGCGCTCGGCAACTGGTGGGGCGCCGGGAAGCCCGAGGACGTCGTGAGCCCGCTCGCGGGTCTGCGGCGCGCGCTCCCGAACGCGCGCATCACGCACGTCCGCGGCGCGCCGGCGGACACGATGGACACGACCGGCTTCGCCGCCGCGCGCGCCACCGCCCGCACGGCCGACGCGGTGGTGCTGGTGCTCGGCGAGCGGCAGGACATGAGCGCGGAGGCGTCCAGCCGCGCGTCCATCGAGCTGCCGGGGGCGCAGCTGGCGCTCGCGCGCGCGGTGCTGCGCGCCGCGCGCGCGGCAAATCCGTCCAAGCCCGTGGTGACGGTGCTGCTGAACGGGCGCCCGCTGGCGGTGCAGTGGCTCGCCGACAGCATGCCCGCGCTCGTCGAGAGCTGGTTCCTCGGCGTCGAGCACGGGAACGCGCTGGCCGACGTGCTGCTCGGCGACGCCGACCCGGGCGGGCGCCTGCCGGTGACGGTGCCGCGCGCGACGGGACAGGTGCCGATCTACTACAACCACAAGAACACCGGCCGCCCCGCCGCCGAGAGCAACCACTACACGAGCAAGTACATCGACCTGCCGTGGACGCCGCTGTATCCGTTCGGCTTCGGGCGGAGCTACGCGACGTTCGCGTACTCGGACCTGCAGCTGCCGGCGGAAGGTCGCACCGCCGACTCGCTGGTGGTGAGCGTGACGGTCGCCAACACGTCGCAGCGCGCGGGCGACGAGGTGGTGCAGCTGTACGTGCGCGACGACGCGGCGAGCGTCACGCGCCCGGTGCGCGAGCTGAAGGGGTTCCAGCGCGTGACGCTCGGCGCCGGCGAGCGGCGCACGGTGCGCTTCACGCTGCGGCCGGCACACCTGGCGTTCACGGCGCTCGATCTCAGGCGCGTCGTGGAGCCGGGCTCGTTCACCGTGTGGGCGGGCGGCAGCTCGGCCGCGACGCTCGAGGGGCGGTTCCGGCTGAGCGGGGACACGGTCGTCGTCGCGCCCGCGCCGCCCGCGTATCGCTGATGCCCCGGCCGAGTTGCCGAGCGGGCCTGGCCGAGCGTATGGTGGGGCCATGAGGACGCCCGAGCCGTACATCACGCCCGAGGAGTACCTCCGCCGCGAGCGGGCGGCGGAGACGCGGAGCGAGTACTACCGTGGGCGGATCTACGCGATGAGCGGCGGTTCGCCGAATCACGCCCGCCTGGTGCTCGACTTGGGGGCGGCGCTCAATGCGCAGGTCGGGCGCGACTGCGAGGCGTTCATCACGATCCTGCGCCTTAAGGTCCTGGCGAACGGACTCTACACGTACCCCGACGTGTTCGTGCAGTGCGGGCCGGCGCGCTACGACGACGAGCGCCGGGACACGCTGCTCGACGCGACGCTGATCGCCGAGGTGCTCTCCCCGTCGACGGCTGCCTACGACCGGGGCGAGAAGTTCGCGCTCTACCGCGAGCTCGAGTCGCTGCGCACCTACGTGCTCGTCTCGCAGGACCATCCGCGCGTCGAGGTGTTCGAGCGTGACGGGGAACGCTGGATCCTTCACGAGGTCTCGGGCCTCGACGCGACGCTCGACCTGCCGACGATCGGCGCGTCGATCGCGCTGCGCGAGCTGTACGCCCGCGTCGAGTGGCCCGAGAACCCGCCGCTCCGCGTGGTCCGCGAGGAGGCGCTGGTCTAGCGGGGACTAGCGCCCCAGCAGCTCGGCCAGCGCGTCCTCGGTCGCGTCGAGGCACGCCGCCAGCCGGTCGGGCGTGTGGTCGCCCATGTGGCCCA
This is a stretch of genomic DNA from Roseisolibacter agri. It encodes these proteins:
- a CDS encoding TonB-dependent receptor, whose product is MLAALVLLGSPGAARAQTSTSNLRGYVTGAGGIAVPEVQVVARDVATNQQRGTLTNAAGFYYIGGLRPGRYTVTARRVGLAPATRTVQLQIGQTLDLNLSVSEAAVQLTTVTVQAEAEGTTARTSEISTNVSREQIQNLPNFERNFLDIARLAPGITSQNVNSTDKTFAASGQPADAVNVFIDGATYKSDVLTGGVAGQNASKGNPFPQDAVQEFRVITQNYKAEYQRAGSAIITATTRSGSNTLEASAFGFNVNNALVSRDAFTAGRNGPRPQYKRWQAGGSLGGPIVRDKLFFFGTYELNQRREPANVLFGGDSTFAPAALLAQLRPYTGGFAQEFLSHLGFGKLTWNAGANSTIDASLSVRKDRDFRGFGGQTSYEARENLDIDVYTGIANWRLAGDRWLNEAQVSTQLYQWKPTWINGDLVGRQYNNILRIGGKDSQQDFDQNRISLRDDVTRSAVQFAGDHVFKLGGNVDFLTYRAEKAFTQNPVFRYRRDEQYAYPFEAGFGFGDPDVKNDNTQFGVYAQDDWTIGRRLVLNLGLRWDAETNMINNDYVTPQALADSLRGPLNSQLFVRQTIPNPTNPAGSSTQQVRTIDLLGGIDNFISTGDNRPMYKKAWQPRLGASFDVFGDTRTVLFGGYGLYYDRTVWNNLLDEQFRRQFGVYTVSFRATQAACAAETDAAIRNRCVAWNDRFYDPAQLRTLAGSVGIPEVFLVKNDLVPPSTQQFSTGVRQSVGPTLVTLTYNGVRGRNFMNFIRAAYTIGTPGAARQNYAAVFITDDRVKTWYDAVQLQVDKPIRGTERWGGSVAYTLGRAEEQGQSTDLFWGFDEKYPTVADRPRRRAPGDQRHKIVMNGVFRLPADITFSTIVNLASGITVNASDQTLGTGQFQAVTYTFTPPGRPFLGLGHVFAFQQVDARLEKALSLAGGNRVSVVADLFNAFNNANYGCFNTTIPPAGQANPNYGTPGCAGLGTRLQLGLRYAYRGAETGGR
- a CDS encoding glucoamylase family protein yields the protein MSRALARVAGLVIAVGACRPAPPPATAPAPRHQPTAEQQAFLDTLGRRTFDWFWETTNARNGLTPDRWPTKSFSSVAAVGFALTAYPVGVERGWVTREQARDRVLTTLRFFRDAPQGPASTGVTGHRGFFYHFLDMETGLRFRQVELSTIDTALLLAGALTCREYFDRADAGDVEVRALADSIYRRVDWAWAQAGRPLVSMGWHPEQGLPRHDANGFILDNWRGYMEAMLLYVLALGSPTHPLPDGAWERWAATYQWDTFHGQEFIQFAPLFGHQYSHVWIDFRGIRDAYMRGRGIDYHENSRRATLSQRQYAIDNPNGWRDYSADVWGLTASDGPLDSTLTIDGRARRFHTYWARGAGKDEISDDGTIVPTAAGGSIAFAPEVVIPSLLAMRRRYGDDLFQRYGFLDAFNPTLREPGPRLQHGRIVPGKGWFDGDYLGIDQGPILAMLENQRSELVWRLMRKNPYVIRGLCRAGFSGGWLDGKC
- the bglX gene encoding beta-glucosidase BglX, whose product is MTPEEKLGQLTMFPGASGQTGPAVPPAADSAVRAGAIGSFLSIYSVRDTRRLQEIAMQSRLKIPLLFAFDVIHGWRTVFPVPLGMAATFDSAAAARAARIAAVEASAAGVHWTFAPMVDIARDPRWGRIVEGAGEDPFLGSVMAAAQVRGFQGEPAMLGGAAPPSTDVLLATPKHFAGYGFAEAGRDYNTVELTERTLWDVVLPPFEAAIRAGAATIMASFNEIGGTPAHGSRWLLQDVLRDRWRFGGLVVSDWTGVAELIPHGLGDSATVAARAIRAGVDIEMSSTLYRNTLAAEIRAGRVPQAAVDSAVVRVLRAKHALGLFDDPYRFSDSARERRVLLTAEHRRAAREIARNAIVLLENRASGAAPTLPLRRTLRSLAVIGPLADDPKSALGNWWGAGKPEDVVSPLAGLRRALPNARITHVRGAPADTMDTTGFAAARATARTADAVVLVLGERQDMSAEASSRASIELPGAQLALARAVLRAARAANPSKPVVTVLLNGRPLAVQWLADSMPALVESWFLGVEHGNALADVLLGDADPGGRLPVTVPRATGQVPIYYNHKNTGRPAAESNHYTSKYIDLPWTPLYPFGFGRSYATFAYSDLQLPAEGRTADSLVVSVTVANTSQRAGDEVVQLYVRDDAASVTRPVRELKGFQRVTLGAGERRTVRFTLRPAHLAFTALDLRRVVEPGSFTVWAGGSSAATLEGRFRLSGDTVVVAPAPPAYR
- a CDS encoding Uma2 family endonuclease, which encodes MRTPEPYITPEEYLRRERAAETRSEYYRGRIYAMSGGSPNHARLVLDLGAALNAQVGRDCEAFITILRLKVLANGLYTYPDVFVQCGPARYDDERRDTLLDATLIAEVLSPSTAAYDRGEKFALYRELESLRTYVLVSQDHPRVEVFERDGERWILHEVSGLDATLDLPTIGASIALRELYARVEWPENPPLRVVREEALV